Genomic window (Maylandia zebra isolate NMK-2024a linkage group LG11, Mzebra_GT3a, whole genome shotgun sequence):
CAAAGGGCTCAAAAGAGTCTTACAAGAACAACAGAGAGACATTAAATAACCATAAGTAGACACAAAATGGCTGTAAATACACAAAACTGTTGCAAAACAACAAGCACTTTGAGAGCACAACCCTCCGGAAAGGCAGCTTCCTCTCCaggcagtatttacttttaagggaatagtattttttgtacatattctttgttttctttgttgttgtaatttgtacGTTAAGAAGTTATTTCATTGTTATTTTCAGCATTTTAGGAGCACCTTATCTAGCACTTTATTTAGCATCGTACTTTAAGCATAGATTTGCAGAGGAAGAACATTTGCATACAAAGTTTAATTATTCATTGAatatttattgtgtattttaaaatcagttggtaGCCTTTGTTCCAGGTCCTGGACAGCTGCTCCTCGTCAAGAaatgtggtggttgtctgtGAAAAGGAAAGGTTGTGATTGAGAGCAAATAAGGTTTACCAGTAAGGATAACTAATGCAAGTGTGTGTGAAAATCTAGAAATAAAGGTGGTGCAAAGAAGCAACTGTAAGACACAATTACTCACCTTTCTTTCTTGTGTCCTGTTCAGggtgtttgggcaaatgtttccttgggggtccagacaccatttaaaggttccgggAGAGGCCATGGGTTAAGAGAGTGTGGCGTTTTTATAATAATGGGTTTGGTGTAAGGATAAAGTGTAAAATATGTATTcatatgaaaatgaaaaatgtatttagatatttatttatttgagttGATTTATTGTATAATGTGGTGGAAGGTTGGGTTTGAGAACTCACCTGTTAATAGAATAATGGTTTAGCCTGCAACAGCTGAAAGTACTTAAGGCTGCTAGTTGCCATTAGATGGGTGGACTGTTTGGTGAGGAGAGCTGTCTGATAAAGAAATACCCCTTGTTCCACTATACTTGTCTTGGTCTGCCTCATTGTAAATCCAGCCACAAAAGGCTGCCCTGTAACAAGCAGTAAACCTCAGAGCAGGAGCAGcggatcagctgatcacagtctGTACACTAAGAAAATCTACTAAAGCTCACAATCAAAACTATTGTGAGCTTTGAGTCTTTTCTCCACACTGAGCCACTACAACCAATTTAAGGGTTCCTCCACCTGATGAATCCACTTTAACCTTTGACTGTACTCATTTCCCTTTTTAGGTGCGGCATTAAAGTTACTCTCTACGATGTAGACAACAGAAAATAGAGCTACTTTAAAAAAtgcactctttttttctttgctcgtGTTCTACATAATTGATTCAAGCTAAATAGATTCAATAGAATTAAAATTTAGACTGAAATACTTAAAGCTCTTGGTAATATGGTCATGTAGCAGATACTTGTAACATTATTTCAAAGGTGGATACAAGCATCAGTTTGTGCATTTTGTCCGTCTGATGCCACTAGTTTGAAAAAGACCACTTGTCAGCAGCTTTTTGTTCTGAGGCaatagtgctaaccactgcactcCCTAGAATATGAAGTTATCTTCTGCACTATTATGTGTTATTTCTGGCTTTTGGTTGTTGTGTTAATAAGCAAAACTGAGGCTAAAGACAAAGACAAGAAAATTGTGTATGAAAACATTTATTAGAGGCTAATAAGAGATCACATGTATTAACTATTACAGTGTGAAAACAGATGACCCCACTTTTaattagcttttttttgtttctgatgtCTGAGTGATCTGTCATACATCCAAAAGACAAAGGAAACCAGTTATGTTGATAAATAAAAAGGTAACCCTAAAAGTCCtacaccttttttctttttggcaaaGTGCAGTATTATTCCAGTAAACTacacagaaaagcaaaaaatgacaaaacaatacaaaacaaacaaaaacccaaaaagtcTAACACTTAGTGGAAAAATGCCATAAAATATTCTTCACacttacaaataaaacaataggagaaaaaaagaggtttTGCTACATCATTCTGTCTGGTTTGTTGAGTCATTATAAAAGCTGTACAAGGACTGGGCGGATGGTGGTGGCGAGAGCATATGAGCTTCCTCGAATGATGCATAGTTGGTTTCtgatgtttgtctgtgtgttttaatttattattacgTCCACttaaaaagttaaacaaaaagaaaaacaagttcaAGTTCTTCATTGATGCATTGTCATCATAACATTTCAACCTGGAAGGCACGTGATCCACAAATTTCAAGGCATTGAACAAAAAGCATTACAAATCCCTGTTAGATTAATGATGGAGAGATGAGCTGAGAACAgatacttaagaaaaaaaacaaaagaacaaaaaaacaaattaatcgTTTAAGGCTCCTGACAGCAGGAGGAACCTCCGATCCCTTCTGTCTTTaagtttctctttttcaaaaaataaaatgacacaaaataacATCGTTCGTGATTGCAAAACtcactgcagagagagagacattcgagaaaggacaagaaaaaaaaaaaagcttgaaaaCACAAGAGATCCACTCTACTACAGTTTACGATTATTTACAGCAAATAACAAAAATGCCTTACAGGGCTTTGTTAACAACGCTACCTTCCCAGAAACTCGACTAGAGACATTCAGTCAGGTTTACAAGGCGATTAGAAGACCACACTGCAACAGTttccattaaaaatgactgaatcTTTTCTCCTCCATAATATGTGTTCGTTCCACGCTGCATCTCCGTATCTTCAGAACAGGATCGGTTTCCAAAACATCATCGTTAGGCAAATTTACAGAGTTTAGTAAGTTTCTGTTGATGTGTGTAAggaaatgaatttttttttaagttgataAATAAGCAAAATGTGAAGTTATATGTAGAGTCCTTCACCTGTTCTTAAATTATTTACGAACATTAAGATGGTTGCCGATTTCtgccagacaaaaaaaaaaaaaaaaaaaagggtttaaaacagaaaaaaattaaacattttggaACAAATTTTCAGTTATAAAAAGTCACAGACTGAGTCAAATTTTCTGTTTAACATCAGACAAACATACATGCTCCAGAACTTTACTTTAAACCTGTTTACCCTATATATAGATTTAAATAGTCTTTTTTTGGCAGAAATTGTCTTCCATAGATTTTAGTCACTCTATAAGGTTGGTTATTTCTCAACTTTTGCAGTGTGGCGACTCGGCCTGGGCTCCGCTTATCCCTACAGCAGACACATTAAACCATTAAACAGTCTACCATTTTAGAGCACCGTAACCGAGAGCTGTTATCAAACActcaaacaatttttaaaaaaaagaacaccaGTATAATAAAACTACGGAGAGATTAAAGATCGCTGctactttttttttggtttaaatATTTAACGAAATGTAACTACGTTAACATGGAAAAGAGAACAGTTAAAATAGCATAAGGTACATTTCTAAAACCATGTTAGGTACAGTTGAgcaaaatatataaacataGCTGAAAAAAACCAACAGTTTCTCTCCATCCTGATGGATTTCCAACAGCCAACTGACAGTGTCAGAGTTCATTTCACAGTCCCGGGACCAAAAGACGTTTCTGTGACACTAAACAAGAAGTTGATTATTTCTCACAAAGGTTTTCACAGAGGGAAAGCACGCAGGGACATAGCTGGAAAAGTCCGAGTACACACAAAGAATCATCAGCCGTCAAGTAAATCTGCATTTTCCTAAAGAGTAAAGGTGATTGGTTGTGACCCTGAGAAGTGGACTGCAGATTCAtttaagaacaaaaacaaaacagaaaaaaagaaagaaaataataattatccatttttcttttttcccccaccatCATGACACTAACAAAACTCTACAACCATGCAACAGATTGCACACTATCATAACCAAACACACCTAAGCAAGAAACCATGGACGCATATATACCAACTTCATACTGATatgtaatttgttttttcttttcaaaaaatatttttggaagttttttttgttttacatattttttaacatttctatTTATCTCAAAGCTACTGTTAAAACAAGGCGTTTAGTGATATTTAACCCAGtatttttcccatttttttcttttctttttttctcctttaaagAAATATCATGAAAAGTACTGAATTATAAAGTCAGAGGCAGGTTCAGCTGGAGCTGCAGGATGAGCAACATGGAAGTTTTTCACCTCTGGTGGTGCTGCAGAGCTCAAAAAGCAGGAACTTAAGGAAAAATACCCTTTAAAGGCTTTAATACAGCTGTGTTTTGCTTCACTGGCTTCATTTGTGGTGTTTTCGAAGCTTTTTAATAAtcagtcaaacacacacagcataaGGTTGGGTGAAGGGAACGAGTTTCTTCTGCAACCAAAGTGAATCACAGAGAGAACCGTAGCACAGAAACTAGAAATCTACGTCTGAAAGTACGAGAGCAGAAAATGGACTAACAGGCAAAGCAGCTACAGTACATAGTTAGGTTTGACTCAGACGTGATTCTAATTTTGCTGAAACTCTCTGTTTTCAGTTAACACACCCTCCAGTTTCACAGGAGAACCTTTGAATGCACGTGTTTAAGTCTGGCTGAAGCGTTTAGTATTAAAACATAACAGCAGGAACCatgttttttataaaaagaaGAGAATTTGTATTGCACTTATAAAGAGGCTCAAAATGTTGCACTTTTCTTCTGTAATAAAGATGTTATAAAGCTTTAAACTTTCACCATCAAAAAGGCGTAATTATAATAAAGTCAGCTGTAATAAAGCAGAGCTTCTGTTCCTACAGTTGTTATGGACATACCCTGTTCTCCTCTAAAATGCAGGAAGTCACTCAAGACACAAACAGAGCATTTAGTACAGATCACTGATTATAAGCACGTGAGATTACATAAAGGGATTTTTTCCTTTAAACCCACCTAAACTTCATCCTCTAGTGTGAACAGCCCTTCACTGGCAACATATTGGGAACACTGCATTCCAATACTCCTGCATTGATTAAATGAAAACGTTGTCCGGCTGCACTGTCTATGTTCAAGTCATTTAGGATCTGAAATGTCTCCTACTGCCCTCAGTCAGTCCAAAAAGTTGCCTAGATGACCAGCAGTCTCACTGTGAGACCCTGAAGTGACACCACCAGACCATCCTGCCACACAGTGAACCTGCCGCTTAGTAAAGTGACCTACAGCATTGATTCTACACATTAAGGTGAcggtaaagaagaagaagaagaagaaagaaaagaaagagaagtcATCATGacctctgtttctctctgtgattGGACGTACAATGCTCTGAAGAAATAGAAGAAGAAATGGTCTTGTGaaaagggaggggagggggggttaACTTTATGACCTTTACATATCCCTTCTTCTCAGTATCAATACATAGGAGGATGGAGGATGGATGAAGAGGAGTAGGACGTGGGGAGTGaagtgagggagggagaaaaagtcTTCACTGGCCACATTACTGATATAAAAAGTCAACAGCCACCTTCCCGATTTCACCACCCATTAAGCTTTCAGGAGAAATTAGGTGTGAGGTGTGTAAGTGGTGGCTGATGTCGTAGTTAACTTGCTGctggtgtttgtttgttgagaagatgaaagaaaacgGAGATGAATGCTTGTGGGTGGCCAGTGTTACATTCCTGTACTGCTTAAAGTATTGaggttgatgatgatgatgatgatgaatagTGATGAGGATGTCTCAGAAGTTGAGATGCCTCTGGCTGGGCTGGTGCAGGTGCATGGTGTTGGCTTTTGGGGGGCGGAGCAGGTTGAGGCGTCGCAGGGCCTTGCGGGACATGGGCTGGGTACGTTGGGTGGGGTTTCCCGGCCTTTGTTGCACAAGGCCGGCCTGAGCGGAGAGCGCCGCGGCGTAGCAGGAGGAGTGAAGACTGGAGCGCCGCTGTGAAACTGCCGCCTCTGGCCTGCAGGAGGCAGAAGTTTTCAGAAGAAGGCAGATTAGTTTTTAGCACAATGCAATAAGTAATTTAACAGCTGCTTCAGAACATGCATTGGTTTACTATTATATCCAATTATCAGGAGCATTTTTGAAGTATCTGCTACCTTGTGTGCTCTTTCAGTTAgtagattattttttattaaaatgtctCAATAAGCCTGTGACTGGATAAGTTAACACTAAAAACGGCTATTGCGAAGTTGGTGCCTTTGAAGTGTTGTCCATTTGGTACTTTTGGACATATTTATAAATATGTCCAAGCTTGAAATCTATTTTCCAATGATGATGAAATTTCTGTCCATGGACAGAGCCCAGATTTTACCTGTGGCGAGAGCCATCTGGTGTTCTTCTGGCCTTTTCCTTTCCACTTGAAGCTGTCAGGCTCGCGGTCATCTCATCGGACGAAAAGTTCAATTCTGGTTCATGTGAGCTTTGTGGCAGGGGGTCAAGGTTCAGTCGTGGGATGCTGTGGTGAGTGTAGACGGACATGCTGGGGTGTTCGATTAGCAGGTTCTCCAGAGGGCTGGGCTCCAGGACGATGGGAAAGGTGCTACGCCCAGTGAAGCAGGGTGGGGGGGTAAGAAACCAGCTCTCCTGCAGAGAGCGGGTGTCCACACGCAGAAACCCACTCTCATCATCTTCCTCGTCCTCATCTGGACCACCGTCCGGGTCGGTGTCAGCCGTTGAGTTGAGGGAGGTGCAGGAGGCGTAACGGACAGGTGGGATGCCCATGGGTGAGGGGATCATCACCAGctcatcatcttcttcatcctcctctgccTCCACCTCCTCGTCTTCATCTTGGATGATGGTGGATCCCGAGTGGCCATCGTTACACTGGCTGGAGCCAGCTTCAGCTAAGGGGTGAGATGAAGGTGTCATTAATGGAATGAAAATAGTACTAGAGACGCATCAGATTTTATGTCTTATGAAAAAAGTAACACCTGTATCTGAAAAGTACCAAGTACTAGTCATTCCCCACATGCTCTTACAGGCAACTTTTACGGCAGAAAGAGTCATGTGAACAACCTGTTACAAAAACAGGCTTTTAAGGCTTAAACCTATTCATTATTAAGGCATGGCCGCTTTGACTGCAGCAGGTGTCTTCTACTGTGAGTCATCGAACTGCACCTCATGACAGTGTTTGTGCCTTTTTGAGCATCTTTAAAGCCATCGTCTGTCAAACAATAAGGCCTGTTTTGTATTGACCTTCCAGGAGGCGGTGGTGGTGAATGTCGTTAACTTGTAGAAGCTTGTTTCCAcaactaaaaacagaaaaactatttttttaaaaacccaataaaaacataaatccatttttaaaaataactttggGTCATTATCTCAAAATTTGGACTTTGGCTAACTTGaaatgttattttctcatttttgagttattttcacAGAAGTTTGAGGTAataaatcaaaattttaaaatacCAAACTCGAAGTTTTGAAATAATAACCCAAAACtttggtttatgttttttttttgagtggTGGAAAAAGTTCGTCCCTTAAACTTAAACTACATTGGTTATACACAAACCAGTGAAAAGAGATTCAAAAATAGGCGTCCCTCTCTTTACAGCATATCTTTGTAAACATGTTCTGCGCCCTACTTTTCTAAAATGTTTCTCTATGAGGTCTCGAACCATTTGGTTTACAGACATCATAAATCCAAACTCCTTTATGCAACAGGTCATTTACTGTTCcagctgttgttttgattttaaagtAAAACGCCTGTGTAATGTCATCAGTGTACCAGCAGGAGGCACTGTGGCTTGGCCACGCAGCAGAAGGGAACCTGCCAGATGTAAACAATAATTTTCTGGAAGCTGATCAGCCAAACAGCTGCAAGCAGGCTGACAGCCTGACAGCTCAACATTGCATGCCCAATGAACCGCACGCACACATGTTTCTGTTTGAATTTGCAAAAATGTCTGTCTGCTGTTAACCCCAGGGAGAGCAACTTAAGCTCTCTCTACAAGAAGCAGCATACACAACCACTGCTCGTTCCTTTGCACATAAATCATCGTGTGCAGCGAGCACGCATACATCCTGCCCTGCTAGCTATCTTATGCAAAACTGGAGGCTTGCCAAAAGCTGCGGGTCGGGCTCTTGTTTTGATCCAGCCACAGCTTCTAATGATTCACAGAGAAACAGGAAGTTGTGAGGTGGAAGGCCAACATGATCTCAAGCTTGCAGACTGGATGTTAAAAATAACTTTGTGTCAACACAGCAGACATCTCtgcttgttttcagttttctttaagGATGGGGACTTACTTTTGTAAAGAACATGATTATTAGAATGTTTTAGTGGTCATCAAACACACAGGAGGAAGATAAAGGTTTTTCGACCTCCAcccttctcctctgacctcagtGCTCTCACCCGTTTACTGTGAGAGCAGTGTTTGAAGCTCAATTTCTACACGTGACATTAACACCGCCCTGTGGCTCTGACTCCCTGGAGTTCACAGAGGAGTCCTTGTTTACCCACAACAGGCCAGAGAGGTTGCAGGGTGCTGACTCAGTTCGCAGCAGCTGATCTTCTCACTTTATCCTCTCAGCAGCAGTGGGACAGCTCCCACTGTCCGAGCCCCATCAGCTGCTGATCTCTTCCTGCGGAGGCTGCAGGCGtttgcaaacacagcagctcacGGTATGCAGTGTCAACTAGACAACAGGTCTCCAGCTCTAGAATGGGGTGCATGTAGTGTTTTGTACACTTGGGCTCACTGTACATTGGGTTAATGAGGTCAGTCCAGATTATGAAAGGACCAGCTGATCCCCCACATAACCCTGTCTCCTCCATGAACCACAAAGGCTCAGAGCATGCAGAGCATCAGCAGAGCAAACAGACAGCATCACCTTTAACCAGACTTCTTCAGCTCCTGGCCTCATTCAACCACATTTGCAACGTTCAAGCCATACTTTCTTATAACATTATTACTTCTTACTCATTTCTGACACTGTGTGTGGCACATTCATGAGCCTGTATTCACACTTGATAATATGCATGAGTGATGACAGGCcataaaaacctcttttttttaaatattgctcTTGACATGCTTACTTATGTGATAAAACCCAAACACAATTCTTTCACCACACAGATCTAAgagcacaaatgtttgtaatAGAATAAATAATAGGTCCCCCTTAAATCAGCTCTAGCCAGAGCTGGTGAGAAACCTGACAGAAAATGTCAACAAAACATTGAGTCACAAATACACTGAGCTTCTATCAGCCTTGTACAAAACATAGCATGGTGTATCTTTGTGATGGAGACACGGATATGATGTAGCCAGGTGTTTTTATAGTGGAGGGATGTTTGAGGAAACTTTCTGCCCATACATGTTTACCTCCTGGAAGCACTGGGACCTATTTTTACCTCATCTGGTTCTCCAGACACTTTTGTTTGACCTGTTTGCAGGTTGACTTGCCCATAAACTGCCTGACATCCAACCTCTTCACCCCCTCCAGCTTGAAGTGAGTCAGACAGCCTCTCGTTCTCACCAGCCCTCGTGCCAGAAATATTCACACGGTTATGGAattttgggagggggggtcAATTCAAGTTAAGACCCACTGTGGGTTAACACCAAACCAAAGCTGTGCCAAGAATCATCCAGAGCCATTTGGGAGTCACTGCAGTGTGTCATGTTTCTGCATacagtgtgtgggtgggtgacTTGTTGAACTCTTCTGTGTCGTGTCGTGTCTGTTTTGACTGGAATCTTTTTATGGTCTCAGACTGCACTGGAAACTTGGCATGGTTTTTACCTGCCATTACAAAACTCTAAAGTTATACACTGTCTTTCTAGCTGGTTGCTCCATGTTGGATTAGCTCAGTAGCCTTTCCTGAACTCACAGTCTTCATCAGGGGGTGGATTTTGCTCTAATCTTCCTCAAACTGattgacttttttttacttttggcATATATGCATGGCATTTAACACTTGCTATGCATATatctgaagtgtgtgtgtgtgtgtgtttctaattTGTTTACCTATTTAACCCAAAGTTTTCACATATGCCATATAATGAAAGGCTGGATAAAACATTTCTGCTTGAGCCCTTTGTTCCTCAGTGTCCTCCTGTTAGAGTCAGCTTTCATTTCATAGTTTAGTTTACAGTGTTTTGAGAACAAAAATGCATTGTCTGACAGCTGAACAAGTGAAGCAAGTCTCAAAGTCGTTCTAAAATCACTGCTGCGTgtcaaaatgtttatttacCTTCTACTTTATGGTACTAATGCAAGGTGTTGGCTGATTACAGATTCTGAACCATTAACTGGTTCTTGTGAGAATCAGACTTACTCAGGTAGTTGACCAGGATCCagtcttcatcctcctcctctgtctcctccACTTTGCCGTCCCCAGGTCTGCTGCCTCGACTCACCTCCTCCACATCGTCCCCAAAGAGAGCACTGGCGAACCTCTGGAACATCCTGAGATGTCCTGCAGGGGCGTGAGGATGAGGGAGGGGTCAGGGGAGGCGCGTGGCTCTGGGCGACGGCAGGGAGGTGTTGCGGTCGTTTTGGTCATCAGCTGCGGGGTTCACAGCAGGGGGAAGGCTCCGTAAAGGTGCTAAAGTGCATCAATAAGTTGTGGTCATAGATCATCTGAGGGCCAGCAGGCGCAGGCTGGACATCGCTCAACGTCAGGATTGCTTCAGTGAGTGCAAAagtcttcaaaaaaaaaaagccctgagAGGCAGAGAAACATGAGGATTCGGTTATAAACATTTACAGGTGCTGGTTTTACACACAAGGCCACTCATTAAAGATGTTAGGACAGAGCCTGAAAACACACCAGGGCTTCCCAGAGAAAtggtttaaacacaaacacacacacacaagaatgaCTTTAATGACAAGCCTGTTAGTATTCGCCTCTAGCTGCACAAATTTCCGGGATGGATTAATTTCCTGTCAGACTTGATGGTCatgagcagcagctgcagtttcttcagttaTTGATCTGAAGGAAACGAGCGGAGAAAAAAGATGTCCTGTCTGTGTTTAATTCACGTGCAAATAAAGGATCTGCTGTGCTCAGAGGATGTACAGACACAGCTGGCTGGCAGCCTGTTTGTTGGCCTAACTACAGCCTTTCACATGAGGAAAgtagaaagaaatgaaaagtcACAAGTGTCACTGTCACCCTACAGCTGCTGTGTAAATGGAACCCACTGGCACGATATTAGCAGATTGAAGCCAAGTGtactccccccccccacccaccccttaTTTTGGCCTTCACTCTACAAATTCAGGTTTCTGTAATATGTCCAAATGAACTCTTTTACTGTCCAACATGATAGCCCTATAGAGTTTACTTATggctaaacaaacaaacgatGGTGCAAGATGCAAATGTATCATCTATAAGACTTCCATTACATGTAAATTAGATGTAAACTGAAGAAAATGTGGCAAATATGATAAGCAATTTCATCATACTTCATGTATAGGTGTGTCAGGCAACACATGAACACTGCATTAACAGGTGCAGTAGCTCAACTGTTGTAATAACAGCCTTATCTTACATCATTCACAACCTAATCATTTGTTATGAGTAACGAGCTCTCTCAGTGGATAAGtgacattttaatttcatatatcTGTTGGCACTTTTTTCTGCTTACGCAAAATGACTCACGATAAGTTATGGTTTATCCACGAACACTTAAACATCTAGTTACAATAACTGTAATCACCGGTAGGAGGC
Coding sequences:
- the tp53inp1 gene encoding tumor protein p53-inducible nuclear protein 1, producing the protein MFQRFASALFGDDVEEVSRGSRPGDGKVEETEEEDEDWILVNYLTEAGSSQCNDGHSGSTIIQDEDEEVEAEEDEEDDELVMIPSPMGIPPVRYASCTSLNSTADTDPDGGPDEDEEDDESGFLRVDTRSLQESWFLTPPPCFTGRSTFPIVLEPSPLENLLIEHPSMSVYTHHSIPRLNLDPLPQSSHEPELNFSSDEMTASLTASSGKEKARRTPDGSRHRPEAAVSQRRSSLHSSCYAAALSAQAGLVQQRPGNPTQRTQPMSRKALRRLNLLRPPKANTMHLHQPSQRHLNF